CTTCGCCACCCCCCTGGGTGCGGACCTGATCGCCGACGCCGATGTCGTCGTCGTGCTGGGTGCCGGGGTGAACAGCTTCACCAACCGTGCAGGGTCGTTGCTGCACGAGCCGACGAAGATCGTCCACGTCGATGTCGATCCGGCCGCGGTCGGGCGGTACACCCCGGCGGCGGTCTCGGTGGTCGGCGACGCACGCGTCGTGGCCACACGGCTGCGGGAGCTGGTCGCTGGTTCGTCACCCCGTGACGGCTTCCGGACCGAGGACGTGGCCGAGCAGCTGCGGACCTTCGACCTCGGGGCCGCCCACGACGACGAAGGTGTCGACGGGGCGCTGGACCCTCGGACGGTGTGTGCGGCGCTCGAGCACCTGCTGCCGGCGAACCGTCAGCTGGTCACCGACGGCGGCCACTTCTGCGGTTTCCCGGCGAGCTACCTGTCGGTGCCGGAGCCGTCAGCCTTCCTGTTCTCCCTCGACTTCGGATCGGTGGGCCTGGGGCTGGGGTCGGCCATCGGTGCGGCGGTGGCGCATCCCGAGCGGCTGACCGTGCTGGCCATCGGCGACGGCGGCCTGATGATGAGCCTGGGCGATCTGGAGACGCTGTCCCGCGAGCAGGTCCCCATGCTGGTCCTCGTCTTCGACGACGGGGCCTACGGCGCCGAGCTGCACTTCTTGCGGATGCTCGGGTTGCCGGAGGAGGAGTCGTTGTTCACCACCCCCGACCTGGTCGCCGTGGCCGAGTCGGTGGGGGCACGCGGGATGCTGATCGAGACCCTGGACGACCTGAAGGGGTTGGCCGCCGAGTGCGTCGACCTGCGACAGCCCCTGGTCGCCCACATCCCGGTCAACCGCGACGTGCGGGCCGGCTGGCTGGAGGAGGCGTTCGCCCGCAAGGTCGGCGAGTAGGTTCCCCCGCGTGCTCGACCACCCGCTGCACCTCCGGACCTTCCTCTCCCCGAGCATCCCCGCATCGCTGTTCGAGGCGCTGGCCGGACACATCGGCCGGTCGTTGGGATGCGAGGTGGTGCTGTCGTTCGACGAGACCCGGTCGGGCCCACGGCCGGGTGAGCCCGAACCGTTCAGCACGGCCGAGGTCGACGTGGCGTTCGTCTGCGCGACGTCCTGGGTGTGGCTGACCGCGGTGCCCGATCCACCGATCCGGCTGGTCGGTGCGGCTTGGGTGCCGATCGATCCGCGCAGCGAGGACCAGCCGGTCTACTTCGGGGACGTGGTCATCGGACCCGGCGGCCCGACGAGCCTGACCGACCTGCCGGGACGACGCATCGCCTACAACGACGACGTCAGCCTGAGCGGGTACCACAGCCTCCGGCTGGCCCTGGTCCAGCAGGGGATCGACGTCCACGCCGTCGACTTCGTGCGGTCGGGCTCGCACCTGCGGTCGCTGGAGCTGCTGCAGCGCGATGAGGTGGACGCCGCGGCGATCGACTCCACGGTGTGGCACCGCGTCTGCCACGAGCAACCCGCCCTCGACCTGGTTGCCATCGCGGCGCTCGGCCCCCACCCGGTCCAGCCGGCCGTCGCGCGTACCGACCTACCGGCCGCCGTCCGGGTCGCGGTGCGAGCGGCCCTGCTGTCCGCCCATCGGGACGCTGATGTGACGGCCGCGCTGACACACGCACGGCTGCGCCGGTTCGTCCCGATCGACGACACCCGCTACCGCATTCTCGCCGACGAGCTGGCCCGATCGGCCTGACGCCCGACCCCTGGTGCCCCGCAGACGCCGTCAGTCGATGTCCGCGGCGATCCGGTCGGGGTCCTCGCCCATGGCGGACAGGATGTTGCGGCAGGCACGGGCCAGGACGTCCTGCTCCTCCGCAGTGAGGGGGTCGAACAGCCGCTGGCGGACCTCCTCGACGTGGCCCGGGGCCGCCTCGACCAACGCCGCCATGCCCTCGTCGGTCAGGACGGCGACCTGCCCCCGCTTGTCGGTCGCGCACGCCGCCCGCTTGACCCAGCCGAGCGCTTCGAGCTTGGCCACCGCATGGGACAGGCGGGACTTCGATGACAGGGTGCGGTTGGCCAGCTCGGTCATGCGCATGCTGCGGTCCTCCGCTCCCGACAGGTGCACGAGGATCTCGTAGTAGGAGTGCGGGATGCCGGCGTCCTCCCGCATCTGGCGGTCCAGCGCCTCCTCCACCAGCCGCGTCGCCGACAGGTACAGGCGCCACGTCGACTTCTCGTCATCCTGCAGCCAGCGGGGTTCGGTCATGGCGACCATCCTAGGTTTTTGTTGAACACTTGACAAGATGCTCCGGGCGCGGCAGTCTGGCAAGTAGTCAAGCGCTCAACCATTGTTCGTCCGGAGATTCGATGTCCCTCACCTCAGTCGCCCCCACCGTCGGCCGCGTGCCCGCTGCCACCATCCGCCAGCAGGTTGTCGTGCCGATGGCGTTCCCTGACGGGTACGAGGTCGAGGGTGTCGTCACGACCTTCCACGGCCTCGTGGACGGCCGGGAGCACCTCGCCTGGACGTTCGGGACGCCGGATGAGGTTGCCCTCGTCCGTCCGCACTCGGAGTGCCTGACCGGCGACGTCTTCGGGTCGGCTCGCTGCGACTGCGGCCCCCAGCTCCGCGAAGCCGTGGAACGGATCACCATCGCCGGCGGCCACCTCCTCTACCTGCGACAGGAGGGTCGCGGCATCGGGCTGTACGAGAAGCTGGACGCCTACGCGCTGCAGGACCAGGGGCTGGACACCTACGAGGCGAACCGCGCCCTGGGGCACCTCGACGACCAGCGGGACTACCGCGTGGTCGAGCAGATGCTCACCGCCCTGGGTGCCGGTGGCGTCGAGCTGCTGACCAACAACCCCGACAAGGTCAGCCAGCTGACCGCGCTGGGCGTCGACGTCCGCGGCGTCCGGGCGACCGGTGTCCACCTCTCGACGGCCAACGAGCGCTACCTGGACGCGAAGGTCCGTCACACCAACCACACCATCGACCTGCCGTTGGCGGTCTGAGCAGTTCACCACCCCGAAGGAGCAACGCCATGGGCGTCCATCGCCTGAACCACGCGGTCCTCTACGTCCGCGACGCCGACCGCACCGCCACGTTCTACGAGGAGGTGTTCGACTTCCGCCGTGATCCGTTGATGGTCATCCCCGGCGCGGTGTTCATGACCGCCCCCGACTCCACCAACGACCACGACCTCGGCCTGTTCAGCGTCGGCGACAAGGCGCTGCCCCCGCAGGCCGGTCGGAGCTCGGTCGGCCTGTACCACCTGGCCTGGGAGGTCGACACGCTCACCGACCTCCAGACCATCGCCGAACGGCTGCAGGCGGCCGGCGCCCTGAAGGGCGCGTCGGACCACGGGACGACCAAGAGCCTCTACGGCGTCGACCCCGACGGCATCGAGTTCGAGGTCGTCTGGCTAATCCCCGCCGACCAGGTCACTCCCGCCGACCGCGAGGCCCGCACCCGCATCGGCCGCCTCGACCTGCCCGGGGAGGTCGCCCGCTTCGGCCCCGACCTGCCCAGCGGCGTCGGGATCAGCCGCCCGGCCTGACCCCTCCCCATGCGTGTCGGCTCACTCGCAACCGGGTCGACTGAGACAACACACAACCGAGGCGTGTCGGCACAGTCGCAACAGGGTCGACTCAGACGACACGCACCCGAGGCGTGTCGGCACAGTCGCAGCAGGGTCGACTGAGGCGACACGCGGTCAGGTGCGGTCGCTCCACCGGGTGCGCTGCTGGGCGACCAGCTCGGGGACGATGGACATCGCTCGCTCCCGCGACGCCGTGGAGGGGGTGAGCGCCCGAAGGATGGCACCGGCGAC
The nucleotide sequence above comes from Euzebya pacifica. Encoded proteins:
- a CDS encoding thiamine pyrophosphate-binding protein, which gives rise to MKAWEAVAAALVAEGVTEVFGVMGDGNLKLIPHITSTHGVRMVAARHESAALAMADGYARTSGRVGVCSVTQGPGLTNTLTALISARKAGTPLVLLTGDTPHGVPGLPQDCDQEALLAAAGVPVQPFSAASAAADVAAAFAAARGGPGPVALSMPTDVQDEESVQDETSVAAAVAPSTPASVVAEPDESSLAEAAALLASAERPVVLAGRGAIRAGAKEAAIALADEVGALLATTLPAKSWFDGHPWSVGICGGFATPLGADLIADADVVVVLGAGVNSFTNRAGSLLHEPTKIVHVDVDPAAVGRYTPAAVSVVGDARVVATRLRELVAGSSPRDGFRTEDVAEQLRTFDLGAAHDDEGVDGALDPRTVCAALEHLLPANRQLVTDGGHFCGFPASYLSVPEPSAFLFSLDFGSVGLGLGSAIGAAVAHPERLTVLAIGDGGLMMSLGDLETLSREQVPMLVLVFDDGAYGAELHFLRMLGLPEEESLFTTPDLVAVAESVGARGMLIETLDDLKGLAAECVDLRQPLVAHIPVNRDVRAGWLEEAFARKVGE
- a CDS encoding phosphate/phosphite/phosphonate ABC transporter substrate-binding protein, with product MLDHPLHLRTFLSPSIPASLFEALAGHIGRSLGCEVVLSFDETRSGPRPGEPEPFSTAEVDVAFVCATSWVWLTAVPDPPIRLVGAAWVPIDPRSEDQPVYFGDVVIGPGGPTSLTDLPGRRIAYNDDVSLSGYHSLRLALVQQGIDVHAVDFVRSGSHLRSLELLQRDEVDAAAIDSTVWHRVCHEQPALDLVAIAALGPHPVQPAVARTDLPAAVRVAVRAALLSAHRDADVTAALTHARLRRFVPIDDTRYRILADELARSA
- a CDS encoding MarR family winged helix-turn-helix transcriptional regulator encodes the protein MTEPRWLQDDEKSTWRLYLSATRLVEEALDRQMREDAGIPHSYYEILVHLSGAEDRSMRMTELANRTLSSKSRLSHAVAKLEALGWVKRAACATDKRGQVAVLTDEGMAALVEAAPGHVEEVRQRLFDPLTAEEQDVLARACRNILSAMGEDPDRIAADID
- a CDS encoding GTP cyclohydrolase II produces the protein MSLTSVAPTVGRVPAATIRQQVVVPMAFPDGYEVEGVVTTFHGLVDGREHLAWTFGTPDEVALVRPHSECLTGDVFGSARCDCGPQLREAVERITIAGGHLLYLRQEGRGIGLYEKLDAYALQDQGLDTYEANRALGHLDDQRDYRVVEQMLTALGAGGVELLTNNPDKVSQLTALGVDVRGVRATGVHLSTANERYLDAKVRHTNHTIDLPLAV
- a CDS encoding VOC family protein, encoding MGVHRLNHAVLYVRDADRTATFYEEVFDFRRDPLMVIPGAVFMTAPDSTNDHDLGLFSVGDKALPPQAGRSSVGLYHLAWEVDTLTDLQTIAERLQAAGALKGASDHGTTKSLYGVDPDGIEFEVVWLIPADQVTPADREARTRIGRLDLPGEVARFGPDLPSGVGISRPA